The genomic region CATACAGCGAGTGGGGCATTGTGGAAAGCTGGAGCCTCTGCCCCGAAGACGAACCCTGGTGTGAGCGGCGCGGTCCTTATTCCCGCGATTATTACACTTATTTAAAGGAGTACGAGAAGATCAGGCACACATTCAATCCCACCGGTTTTGACCCGCAAAAGTGGGCTGCAGCCTGCGCCGATGCAGGAATGAAGTATGTCGTTTTCACCACTAAACATCATGACGGCTTTTGCATGTTTGATTCAAAATACACCGATTACAAAATCACCGGAAGCGAAAGCATTTTTTCCAACAACCCCAAAAGCAATATTGTGGATGAGGTTTTTACAGCTTTTCGGGAAAAAGAAATGGCCATTGGCGCTTATTTCAGCAAGCCCGACTGGCACAACGACGACTACTGGTGGCCTTACTTCCCGGTATTCGACCGCAATGTGAACTACGATCCCAAAAAGTATCCCGACCGATGGAAACGATTTCAGGAGTTCACTTTTAATCAGATCAAAGAATTGATGAGCGACTATGGCAAAGTGGATATTCTCTGGCTGGATGGCGGCTGGGTGCGGCCCGAAGGCACACTCACCGAAGAAACCCGCCCCTGGCTCGGCAAAAACCAGTGGATTCAGGATGTGAATATGCCGGCTATTGCCAAAAGAGCCCGTGAACTGCAGCCCGGCCTCCTCATCGTTGACCGCACCGTGCACGGCGAGTTTGAAAACTACCGCACCCCCGAGCAGCAAATTCCAGACGTGATGCCCGATTATCCGTGGGAAAGTTGCATTACCCTTGGCAACAGTTGGTATCATACCGGGCCAAACGAAAACTACAAATCAGCAACGTGGGCTATCCACACGTTGGTGAAAATAGTGGCAAAAGGCGGTAACTTCCTTCTTGGCATTGGACCTGACAAAACCGGAGAGCTTCCTCCTGTGGTTTACGAGCGGCTGGCTGAAATTGGAAAATGGATGGAGGTAAACGGAGAAGCGATTTACAACACAAAGCCGCTGGCGCCCAACCAGACAGGAGATTTTTGTTTTACCCGGTCGAAAGATGGGAAAACAAAATACGCCATCTTCCTCA from Bacteroidales bacterium harbors:
- a CDS encoding alpha-L-fucosidase, which produces MNHQLTLFPITLLLLFNFSLLAQQKIGTDDIRGKGQWFADAKPGTESFDVNVSVNDEINFDPQTDGEGFPYAWPSDTAVSAKLHEWQDWKFGVIIHWGPYSEWGIVESWSLCPEDEPWCERRGPYSRDYYTYLKEYEKIRHTFNPTGFDPQKWAAACADAGMKYVVFTTKHHDGFCMFDSKYTDYKITGSESIFSNNPKSNIVDEVFTAFREKEMAIGAYFSKPDWHNDDYWWPYFPVFDRNVNYDPKKYPDRWKRFQEFTFNQIKELMSDYGKVDILWLDGGWVRPEGTLTEETRPWLGKNQWIQDVNMPAIAKRARELQPGLLIVDRTVHGEFENYRTPEQQIPDVMPDYPWESCITLGNSWYHTGPNENYKSATWAIHTLVKIVAKGGNFLLGIGPDKTGELPPVVYERLAEIGKWMEVNGEAIYNTKPLAPNQTGDFCFTRSKDGKTKYAIFLKAEDTDLPDTIQLPAGFAGESADIQLLGHKGKLQVLKKDGVCSIKISNSIKNDLANRPAMVFRVGVKISQGN